The Chlamydia trachomatis A/HAR-13 nucleotide sequence AAGGAAATTTCTTCTATATGGGATTAAACAGAAATTGGAGCATAGCGGGATCGAACCGCTGACCTCAACAATGCCATTGTTGCGCTCTACCAACTGAGCTAATACCCCGAGGGAAGAAACTAGGTTATCATGTTTACACGATTTAGGACAACAAGCTGTCATCTTACTGGAAAAAAAGACAGTAAGCAGCAGTGCGCTATAGAGAGGTTTTATTGTGAGTCTTTTTGAACAGTTACCTTCCTTTTCTCCGGATTCTATTCTTGGTTTAGCGCAGGCTTTCCAAGAGGATCCTCGTGAGGATAAGATTAATTTATTACTAGGTACTTACGAACGGGAAAAGAAACGTTATGGTGGTTTCTCGAGCGTTAGAAAGGCTCAGTCTGTTTTTTTTGACGATGAGAAAGATAAAAATTATCTACCCATCAAAGGATCGTCTACCTTTTTAGAAGAAATGGCAGCTCTTTGTTTTGGAGAAGTGGATGCTAGTCGATGGGTTGGTGTGCAGGCAATTGGAGGTACAGGAGCCTTACATTTAGGGGCTTCTGTATATGCCAACGCATCTTTAGCGGGTAAGGTGTATATTCCTTCTCAAACATGGGGGAACCATTCTAGGATTTTTGCTCATCAAGGGTTAGCTTTAGAGTATTATCCTTACTATGATCAGGAGACCAAAGAACTGGATTTACAGGGATTGAAAGCTATTTTGCGATCTGCTCCTGAGACTTCATTAGTTCTGTTGCATTGTTGCTGTCATAATCCTACAGGGAAAGATATTCCTCTTTCCGAGTGGCCAGAAATCATTACGATTATTAAGGAGCGGGATCTTATTCCTTTCTTTGATATGGCTTATTTAGGTTTTGCTAGTGGGATAGAAGAAGATCGTCGTCCTGTGCGACTGTGTATAGAAGCTGGGGTTACTACTTTTGTAGCAGGAGGCGCTAGTAAAATTTTTTCGTTATATGGTTCTCGTGTAGGATTTTTTGGAGCTATCCATCAAGATAAACTGGATTTAAACCGTATTCTATCCTTTTTAGAAGAACAGATTCGTGGGGAGTACTCATCTCCGGCTAGAGAAGGAGTTGCTATCGTGACTTCTATATTAAGCAATCCTTACTTACGGCAAGAATGGGAGCTTGAATTGAATGGCATTCGGCAGTCTTTGGAAGAGATTCGTTCGAGTTTTGTGATTGCCATGCGAAATGTAGCGGGGCACTCTTTCGATTTCATAGCTTCTCAGAAAGGATTTTTTGGGTATCCAGGTTTTTCAAAGGAACAAGCGCTGTTCCTTAGAGAAGAGCTTGGTATTTACACAACCGCAGGCGGGAGATTCAATTTAAATGGCATTACGGATAAAAATATAAATCGTGTTACTCACGGTTTTGCTCAGGCTTATGAATACCCTCGGTCCGTATCATAAACGCGTTCGGTTCATTACGTATCTTTTTGTTGCCTTCGGGATTATTGTGAGTTGGAATCTTCCTCGAAGTGCTTACGAGTCTATCCAGGATACATTCGTTCGGGTGTGTTCCAAATTTCTTCCATTTCGGCAAGGGTCTGATTCTCTGGCCCTTGTTGAAGAAACTCAATGCTTTTTATTGAAAGAAAAAATTCGTTTATTGGAAGAGCGTATTCTTTCTATGGAAGAGGCAAAACAGTCTCCGCCTTTGTTTTCAGAAATTCTATCCTCGTATTTTCAATCTCCCATTATGGGAAGAGTTATCTTTCGAGATCCAGCACACTGGGGTAGTTCTTGTTGGATTAATATAGGAAAGCGACAGGGCGTTAAAAAGAATTCTCCTGTTGTTTGCGGTAAGGTTGTTGTGGGGTTGGTGGATTTTGTTGGTGAAGCGCAGTCTCGTGTACGATTCATCACCGATGTGGGTATCAAACCTTCTGTTATGGCGGTTCGTGGTGAAATTCAAACTTGGGTTGTGAAAGATCAGCTACGTACATTAGCTAGGAACGTCGCTAATCTTCCGGCATCTGCTTTTGCAGATAGTGATAAACAGGAAGCTTTACATCTCTTGCAGGCTCTAGAGGATTCTTTATCTCTATCAGAACAAAATGATTTTGCTCTTCGTGGAATTGTTTGTGGTCGTGGGGATCCTATTTGGAAACCGGAGGCTTCTATACTTAGCGGTAGCGATTTTGGTTTTGTAGATGGGAAAACTATCGAAGTTGGAGATGTTCTTGTGACCACAGGATTGGATGGTGTTTTCCCTCCAGGACTTCTCGTTGCTACAGTCAATGAAGTTCTTCCTAAAAGTGAAGGATCTTGTTCTTTGAAGATAAAAGCACAATCCTTAGCTCCAGATTGTTCTACGGTGGATTTTTTGGTGTTACCACCAATGGATTTTAATCCTAATGATCGTCCTGATATTTTTGGTTTGATTTGGGAGTAGTTAGAAGGGGTTTAGTTAACGTCCTGGTTGCAAAAATCCATTGCCCTTGTCATCCAAGCCTCGGATAAATACGAAGGCCATTTCTACTTGCAATAATGAATTAAATTGGTGTAGGAACCTTTTCGCTGCTTTTCTGTACAATCTCTCCTGTCTATCTAACCCTTGACGTTGAATATAGAGATGGAGTTGATCTGGGGAATAGCAAGAGGTTTCATCTCCTAAGAAAGAAGTTTTC carries:
- a CDS encoding aromatic amino acid transaminase: MSLFEQLPSFSPDSILGLAQAFQEDPREDKINLLLGTYEREKKRYGGFSSVRKAQSVFFDDEKDKNYLPIKGSSTFLEEMAALCFGEVDASRWVGVQAIGGTGALHLGASVYANASLAGKVYIPSQTWGNHSRIFAHQGLALEYYPYYDQETKELDLQGLKAILRSAPETSLVLLHCCCHNPTGKDIPLSEWPEIITIIKERDLIPFFDMAYLGFASGIEEDRRPVRLCIEAGVTTFVAGGASKIFSLYGSRVGFFGAIHQDKLDLNRILSFLEEQIRGEYSSPAREGVAIVTSILSNPYLRQEWELELNGIRQSLEEIRSSFVIAMRNVAGHSFDFIASQKGFFGYPGFSKEQALFLREELGIYTTAGGRFNLNGITDKNINRVTHGFAQAYEYPRSVS
- a CDS encoding rod shape-determining protein MreC, with amino-acid sequence MNTLGPYHKRVRFITYLFVAFGIIVSWNLPRSAYESIQDTFVRVCSKFLPFRQGSDSLALVEETQCFLLKEKIRLLEERILSMEEAKQSPPLFSEILSSYFQSPIMGRVIFRDPAHWGSSCWINIGKRQGVKKNSPVVCGKVVVGLVDFVGEAQSRVRFITDVGIKPSVMAVRGEIQTWVVKDQLRTLARNVANLPASAFADSDKQEALHLLQALEDSLSLSEQNDFALRGIVCGRGDPIWKPEASILSGSDFGFVDGKTIEVGDVLVTTGLDGVFPPGLLVATVNEVLPKSEGSCSLKIKAQSLAPDCSTVDFLVLPPMDFNPNDRPDIFGLIWE